Proteins co-encoded in one Cytophaga hutchinsonii ATCC 33406 genomic window:
- a CDS encoding Rv1355c family protein has product MNKRLTDINKSEEAFTAYKPIFFRLAFEKDRLALEKLLSDNDRIFIFNEIQGQLKELIKLLHPTRKLNDADYDYLIDNHLNGLPMEEYGVWVYYPWSNRLVHILDEHEFIEVRTNRNQYKITPEERDKLSKQKIGVIGLSVGQSISLTLALERSFGELRIADFDVLELSNLNRIRSGLSNLNLKKTVCVAREILEIDPFLNVTLFSDGITEDNIDDFFLKNGKLDLVIDECDGLDIKILCRYKAKELKIPVFMESSDRGTIDIERFDLEPDRTILHGLIDHLDHKKLKYLKTNEEKIPYILPMLGTDTISKRMKASMVEIEQTITTWPQLASSVVFGGGIGADICRRIILDQFHDSGRYIVDMEELVGNKIKINPTTERSFPSFPEITGEDMENTYKELSIEIRSANFLLSEGTLFELINAANLAPSVGNNQPWKWFYKEGSLLLFHDKSITISFGDYDEVGSNVTMGACIENLILKAHHLGLNVTKNIFPLPEKPLLVAVFSFSEILPAQKQPTDYLVNYIEKRCTNRNNGKRISVDKSDIDSLKNIAQSIPGAVLHIIESDADLEAIKNVIAACDRLRFMHPEGHHDFFTKEIRWTKEDCEKTRDGLDIAAFDLTPSEVAGFKMASDPDVIKYLTIWEGGKAFEKMTRKAVDSAAAIAFLTMPTYNNVNYLLGGQCVQRIWLEATKRNLSIQPMLAPLFLFTRLIHGNGENIPAKMSDELKELRKKFLTIFPIKENMGEIFLFKISLSSELQVRSLRKPVESVLTWTK; this is encoded by the coding sequence ATGAATAAACGTTTAACTGATATAAATAAATCTGAAGAGGCATTTACAGCTTATAAGCCTATTTTTTTTAGACTTGCTTTTGAAAAAGACAGGTTAGCGCTTGAAAAGCTTTTAAGTGACAATGACAGGATATTCATCTTTAACGAAATACAGGGGCAATTAAAAGAACTTATCAAATTATTACATCCGACCAGAAAACTTAACGACGCTGATTACGATTATTTGATTGACAATCACCTTAATGGTCTTCCAATGGAAGAATACGGGGTTTGGGTCTATTATCCATGGTCCAATCGGTTAGTTCATATTTTGGATGAACATGAATTTATAGAAGTCAGAACAAACAGAAATCAATACAAGATTACACCAGAAGAGCGTGACAAACTCTCGAAACAAAAAATTGGCGTCATTGGATTATCTGTAGGACAATCTATTTCTTTAACCTTAGCCTTAGAAAGAAGTTTTGGTGAATTAAGAATAGCAGACTTTGATGTTCTCGAATTAAGCAATCTGAATAGAATAAGAAGTGGTTTATCAAATTTAAATTTAAAAAAGACAGTTTGTGTTGCCAGAGAAATTCTGGAAATAGATCCCTTTTTGAATGTTACACTTTTCTCAGATGGTATTACCGAGGATAATATAGATGATTTTTTTCTTAAGAACGGTAAGTTAGATCTTGTTATTGACGAGTGCGATGGTTTGGATATAAAGATATTGTGCCGGTATAAAGCGAAAGAGTTGAAGATCCCTGTGTTCATGGAATCCAGTGACAGAGGTACTATTGATATAGAACGTTTTGATCTGGAACCTGATCGCACGATTTTACATGGATTAATAGACCATCTTGATCACAAGAAATTAAAATATTTAAAAACGAATGAGGAAAAAATTCCATACATACTTCCTATGTTAGGGACTGATACCATATCGAAAAGAATGAAGGCTTCTATGGTAGAGATCGAACAAACAATTACGACCTGGCCTCAGTTGGCTTCTTCAGTGGTTTTTGGCGGTGGTATCGGTGCTGATATTTGCAGGAGAATCATATTAGATCAGTTTCACGACTCGGGTAGATATATTGTTGACATGGAAGAATTAGTCGGCAATAAAATAAAGATCAATCCAACAACTGAACGATCCTTTCCATCCTTTCCTGAAATTACCGGAGAGGACATGGAAAATACGTATAAAGAATTAAGTATAGAAATAAGAAGTGCCAACTTCTTATTAAGCGAAGGAACGCTGTTTGAATTAATAAACGCAGCTAATCTTGCTCCTTCCGTTGGAAATAACCAACCATGGAAGTGGTTTTACAAAGAAGGTTCTCTTTTGCTGTTTCATGATAAAAGTATCACGATTTCATTTGGTGATTATGACGAAGTAGGAAGTAATGTAACGATGGGAGCCTGCATTGAAAATCTTATCCTGAAAGCTCATCACTTAGGTTTGAATGTCACTAAAAATATTTTCCCACTTCCTGAAAAACCCTTACTCGTTGCTGTTTTCTCATTTTCAGAAATATTACCTGCTCAAAAACAACCTACTGATTATTTAGTAAATTATATTGAAAAGAGATGTACAAACAGAAATAATGGCAAAAGAATCTCTGTAGACAAGTCAGATATTGATTCATTAAAAAATATTGCTCAATCAATACCTGGAGCAGTGTTGCATATTATTGAATCGGATGCCGATTTGGAGGCAATTAAAAATGTAATCGCCGCATGCGACAGATTAAGGTTTATGCATCCTGAAGGGCATCACGATTTTTTTACTAAAGAAATACGGTGGACAAAAGAAGACTGTGAAAAAACACGGGATGGTTTAGATATTGCAGCTTTTGATTTAACACCTTCGGAAGTAGCCGGCTTCAAAATGGCCTCAGACCCGGATGTCATTAAATATCTCACAATATGGGAAGGTGGAAAAGCTTTTGAAAAGATGACCAGAAAAGCTGTAGATTCTGCGGCTGCCATTGCTTTCTTAACAATGCCAACATACAACAACGTGAATTACTTATTGGGTGGACAGTGTGTGCAAAGAATATGGCTGGAAGCTACAAAACGGAATTTATCCATACAGCCAATGTTAGCACCTCTTTTTTTATTCACAAGATTAATACATGGAAATGGCGAAAACATACCAGCGAAAATGTCTGATGAGCTGAAAGAATTAAGAAAAAAATTCCTTACTATATTTCCGATAAAAGAAAATATGGGAGAAATATTCCTTTTCAAAATATCACTTTCATCAGAACTCCAGGTTAGATCCCTGAGAAAACCGGTTGAATCAGTTCTTACCTGGACGAAATAA
- a CDS encoding transglycosylase SLT domain-containing protein has protein sequence MKQVVIFIPLLIFFYCCQSAKKEFPNEAVNDLLLDSSGILIYKTEPHIDDPVVLNPLKTKKLKLLIVNNANTFFVYKGEAFGLEYELLKLFLKEKKIDCEIILVNNVVYIRDSLHFYGGHMAASTFIIPDKPMPAVCYSKPIYMADLVLVKHKDHVQKITNVTLLKDAPYVHYLRTNSNKPLDSFTVTYTAELLTKEFLLRQVNKKEIEATIVDANEAAIAMAVFPDLVLEKIIEHNAPVGFMFHSEMDTLRSAFDSWLVKNKNTSDYQWILKKYRSLPADIADLTQTQGHSVKELLSVISLYDDIIKKHAKEIGWDWRMVASLIHQESHFKPNLKSWEGACGLMQVMPRTALIYGRVSDKDIFKPQANIIAGTKYIRWIENNYFLDSAITKSNKEKFILASYNAGAGHVEDARALCKKYKLDPNVWEDNVEKMLLAKTQPKYYNDKVCKYGYCRGYETTDYVNTILRYYKDYTYYY, from the coding sequence ATGAAACAGGTTGTTATTTTTATTCCACTTCTGATATTTTTTTATTGTTGCCAATCAGCAAAAAAAGAATTCCCCAATGAGGCAGTAAATGATCTATTACTAGATTCTTCAGGTATTTTAATATATAAAACAGAGCCGCACATAGATGATCCGGTGGTATTGAATCCACTTAAAACAAAGAAACTAAAACTGTTGATCGTAAATAATGCCAATACGTTTTTTGTTTATAAAGGAGAAGCTTTTGGTTTAGAATATGAACTGCTGAAGTTATTTTTAAAAGAGAAAAAAATCGATTGTGAAATTATATTAGTTAATAATGTAGTTTACATCCGCGATAGTCTGCATTTTTATGGCGGGCATATGGCCGCTTCAACATTTATCATTCCTGATAAACCAATGCCTGCTGTATGCTACAGCAAACCCATTTACATGGCCGATCTGGTTTTAGTAAAACATAAAGACCATGTGCAAAAAATAACGAATGTAACGCTTTTAAAAGACGCGCCTTATGTTCACTATTTACGTACCAACTCAAATAAGCCATTGGATAGCTTTACCGTAACGTATACCGCTGAACTTCTTACCAAGGAATTCCTGCTTCGCCAAGTGAATAAAAAAGAAATAGAAGCAACCATTGTTGATGCAAATGAAGCGGCAATAGCAATGGCTGTTTTCCCCGATCTGGTTCTTGAGAAAATAATTGAACATAATGCTCCCGTAGGATTTATGTTTCATTCAGAAATGGACACCCTGCGAAGTGCATTTGATAGCTGGCTGGTCAAAAATAAAAACACGAGTGATTATCAATGGATACTTAAGAAGTACCGTTCGCTGCCAGCGGATATTGCAGATTTAACACAGACCCAAGGACATTCTGTTAAAGAATTACTATCTGTTATTTCATTGTATGATGATATAATAAAAAAACATGCAAAAGAAATCGGGTGGGATTGGCGTATGGTTGCATCACTCATTCATCAGGAGTCTCATTTTAAACCCAATTTAAAATCCTGGGAAGGCGCATGTGGGTTGATGCAGGTAATGCCGCGAACGGCTCTTATATATGGCCGCGTATCAGATAAAGATATTTTCAAACCGCAGGCAAATATTATTGCCGGCACAAAATACATTCGCTGGATAGAAAATAATTATTTTTTAGATAGCGCTATTACTAAATCCAACAAAGAGAAATTTATTTTAGCATCTTATAACGCAGGAGCGGGCCATGTAGAGGATGCAAGAGCCTTGTGTAAAAAATACAAACTTGATCCGAATGTGTGGGAAGACAATGTTGAGAAGATGCTGCTGGCAAAAACGCAGCCCAAATATTATAATGATAAGGTATGTAAATATGGGTACTGCAGAGGCTATGAAACAACTGATTATGTAAACACTATACTCAGATATTATAAAGACTATACCTATTATTATTGA
- a CDS encoding sensor histidine kinase — MIHIKRILILFFFLQSTFLFASKADSIIYFTDTGTLKDIKTSIYIFEDTSSALSFEDVILKNNFTRSKFEVPNLGVSKSTFWIRFSICNNTPSKNLLLQLSYPLLDVADLYYLNSKGIYSIIKAGDLKTFSSRKYKNQNFIYDVSIDQNETKTFYMKINSAEQILIPLYLGEKEIIAESNSLMDIMVGIYIGIILVMFLYNAFIFIMVKDISYLYYIVYILFIGLTQVTLLGYAKRLLWPENLWLASHALYIAAAIGSSCIAIFINSFLKLKTYAPKLVFCIYIIVLLYICSIIAALSEHQHLSYNIIDINGIIISIFCMYVSIKMSFQGYKPARFFLLGWTVFMIGVLIFVLRNFGFFPFNSFTNYTMPAGSALEVALLSLALADRINILKKEKEASQALALHALQQNEMIITNQNIILEKKVGERTKEIEEANSALYKALAELEKADTRLAKTGKLISLDGLSSDNTNTSNIPLKKAPDDIFDLLTKYDMNVPCDKESKIIPLNTPRNTIDYSSIQEEIEQLLSGIEDGATRTAAVVKGLRVFSPLNDTDLKRISVTESIDSILTDLHTEISGTIELAKNFTAIPEIECFPAKLNEVFMNILHNAIQAIKAKKDPENKGLIIISTYSDTKKIYISIKDNGIGMTKEIKSKIFEPFFTTKDIGNGVGLGMSVSLSIISDHNGTIELNTTYGKGTEVILTLPINYTK; from the coding sequence ATGATACATATTAAACGTATTTTAATATTATTCTTTTTTTTACAAAGCACCTTTTTATTCGCCTCAAAAGCTGATTCAATCATATATTTTACAGACACCGGTACCCTTAAAGATATAAAGACATCCATCTACATTTTTGAGGATACAAGTTCAGCACTATCTTTTGAGGACGTTATCCTGAAAAATAATTTCACACGTTCAAAATTTGAAGTACCTAATTTAGGTGTCAGCAAATCCACTTTTTGGATTAGATTTTCTATTTGCAACAACACACCATCCAAGAATTTACTTTTACAATTATCTTATCCCTTGTTGGATGTTGCAGACCTGTATTATTTGAATTCCAAAGGAATATATTCCATTATTAAAGCGGGTGATCTAAAAACTTTTTCAAGTAGGAAATATAAAAATCAAAATTTCATTTATGACGTTTCAATTGATCAAAATGAAACGAAAACATTTTATATGAAAATCAACTCGGCCGAGCAAATATTAATTCCATTATATCTGGGAGAAAAAGAGATTATTGCAGAATCAAACAGTTTGATGGATATTATGGTGGGGATTTATATAGGAATAATTCTCGTAATGTTTTTATACAATGCATTCATCTTTATAATGGTTAAAGATATCAGCTATTTATATTATATTGTTTATATACTTTTCATTGGCTTAACTCAAGTAACACTTCTGGGATATGCAAAAAGACTATTATGGCCAGAGAACCTTTGGCTTGCAAGTCATGCATTGTACATTGCTGCAGCCATAGGAAGTTCATGTATTGCTATTTTTATCAATAGTTTTTTAAAACTGAAAACATATGCGCCAAAGCTTGTATTCTGTATTTATATAATTGTATTGTTGTACATATGCTCAATAATCGCAGCCCTTTCCGAACATCAACATTTAAGTTATAACATTATTGATATTAATGGAATTATCATTTCCATATTTTGCATGTATGTATCAATCAAAATGTCTTTTCAGGGATATAAACCAGCACGTTTTTTTTTATTAGGATGGACGGTTTTTATGATTGGTGTATTAATTTTTGTATTAAGAAATTTCGGATTTTTCCCCTTCAATTCTTTTACAAATTATACAATGCCTGCCGGTTCGGCTTTAGAAGTAGCACTCCTATCTTTGGCATTAGCAGATCGGATCAATATCCTAAAAAAGGAAAAAGAAGCATCGCAGGCACTTGCCTTGCATGCCCTGCAGCAAAATGAAATGATTATTACCAACCAGAATATCATACTCGAAAAAAAGGTAGGTGAACGTACGAAAGAAATTGAAGAAGCCAACAGCGCGTTGTATAAAGCGCTTGCAGAATTAGAAAAAGCAGATACACGTCTTGCAAAGACAGGAAAACTGATTTCACTGGATGGCTTATCTTCAGACAATACTAACACATCAAATATTCCGTTAAAAAAAGCGCCGGATGATATTTTTGATTTGCTAACGAAATATGACATGAACGTACCTTGTGATAAGGAAAGTAAAATCATTCCATTAAATACACCACGAAACACGATCGACTATTCATCTATCCAAGAAGAAATTGAGCAGCTGCTTAGTGGTATTGAAGATGGAGCTACACGTACAGCTGCTGTTGTAAAAGGGCTTCGCGTATTTTCCCCCTTAAATGATACGGATCTGAAAAGAATATCTGTTACAGAAAGTATTGATTCCATCTTAACAGATTTACATACTGAAATTTCCGGAACCATTGAACTCGCAAAAAACTTTACGGCCATACCTGAAATAGAATGTTTCCCGGCTAAGTTGAATGAGGTATTTATGAATATCCTCCATAATGCCATACAGGCAATTAAAGCAAAAAAAGACCCGGAAAATAAAGGATTAATAATTATAAGCACATACTCCGATACAAAAAAAATATACATCAGCATTAAAGACAATGGCATCGGCATGACAAAAGAAATAAAATCAAAAATCTTTGAGCCCTTCTTTACCACCAAAGATATAGGAAACGGTGTTGGATTGGGCATGTCGGTTAGTCTTTCCATTATAAGCGATCATAATGGAACAATTGAATTAAATACAACATATGGCAAGGGAACAGAGGTTATTCTTACCCTCCCTATTAATTATACGAAATAA
- a CDS encoding response regulator yields MEEPKIKVLYIDDEVNNLSAFKANFRKLYDIYTAESASEGRKILESVDVEIIITDQRMPEMTGVEFLESIIKEFPNPIRILLTGYTDMQALIDAVNKGQIYRYINKPWNEEELKMFINQAHELYTLRKENEDLTKELLKVNNQLEFMIRQKLLS; encoded by the coding sequence ATGGAAGAGCCAAAAATTAAAGTACTTTATATTGATGATGAGGTCAATAACCTGTCAGCATTTAAAGCCAATTTCAGAAAGCTTTATGACATATATACTGCTGAGTCTGCGAGCGAAGGACGTAAAATACTTGAAAGCGTAGATGTTGAAATTATTATTACAGATCAACGTATGCCTGAAATGACCGGTGTAGAATTTTTAGAATCTATTATCAAAGAATTCCCGAATCCGATCAGAATATTGCTTACCGGATATACCGATATGCAGGCATTGATTGACGCTGTAAACAAAGGCCAGATCTATAGATACATCAATAAACCCTGGAATGAAGAAGAATTAAAGATGTTTATCAATCAGGCACACGAATTGTATACGTTAAGAAAAGAAAACGAAGACTTAACAAAAGAACTTCTTAAAGTAAACAATCAGCTTGAATTTATGATCAGACAAAAATTATTGTCGTAA
- a CDS encoding sensor histidine kinase has protein sequence MKIDKGIMYFQDETNLLTINDIVSRKDFIAVNQKVPNLGVTSSAQWLKITIKNTTDVPKLLLKVDFPIIDEIEFYSFEDGKMRIEKMGEYKDFSERRYNDPNYIYDITIKNNQTQTYYLKIKSGEQIMLPITIGTPQKIFESISTKDAIFGIYFGIIIVMFLYNLFLYFTVQDKSYLFYVIYIMCVGLTQTFLHGYTFKYLWPNSSWLAIHTMYLLPSFVGIAIAEFAKVFLQVKEHSKILYKGFYIINFIYIICIILAVTGNYNQSQQVIHINAMLVSLYTLFVGFIIARKGYRPAIFFSIAWFTFLIGVCLFILKDLGVLPYNNFTVYAMPAGSAIEVVLLSLALADRINILKKEKEESQAQALRALKENELIITNQNIVLERNVKKRTKQLQKTNNDLSSALLELKQAQSQLVNSEKMASLGQLTAGIAHEINNPINFVVSNVKPLKRDIEDIYELVNKYETIEVQNIESKISEINTFRNEIDYNYLKEEIGYLLKGIEDGAGRTADIVKGLRVFSRLDETDLKRTNITEGLNSTLTLLNPEISGSIELVKNFGNIPEIECFPGKLNQVFMNIFNNAIYAIKAKKDSQEKGQLTISTSADNLNVYISIKDNGIGMTDAVKAKIFEPFFTTKAVGKGTGLGMSITFSIIRDHNGSIELNTEAGVGTEFIIVLPITYKN, from the coding sequence ATGAAAATCGACAAGGGTATTATGTATTTTCAGGATGAAACAAATTTATTGACGATTAATGATATTGTTTCCCGCAAGGATTTTATTGCCGTAAATCAAAAAGTTCCAAATCTTGGCGTTACATCTTCCGCTCAATGGTTGAAAATCACAATCAAGAATACAACCGATGTTCCTAAACTTTTATTAAAAGTTGATTTTCCGATTATCGATGAAATTGAATTTTATTCATTTGAAGATGGGAAGATGCGAATAGAAAAGATGGGCGAATATAAAGATTTTTCGGAACGGAGATACAATGACCCCAATTACATATATGACATCACTATAAAAAACAACCAGACTCAAACCTATTATCTTAAAATAAAAAGTGGCGAGCAAATTATGCTCCCGATCACAATCGGAACACCACAAAAAATTTTTGAAAGCATCTCAACTAAGGATGCCATTTTTGGAATTTATTTCGGGATAATTATTGTAATGTTTTTATATAACTTGTTTCTTTATTTTACTGTTCAGGATAAAAGTTATTTATTTTATGTAATTTATATTATGTGCGTAGGACTTACGCAGACGTTCCTGCATGGATATACGTTCAAATATCTGTGGCCCAACAGCTCGTGGTTAGCAATACATACAATGTATCTGTTACCTTCCTTTGTAGGAATAGCTATTGCTGAATTTGCAAAAGTCTTTTTACAAGTTAAAGAACATTCAAAAATTTTATATAAAGGATTTTACATTATAAATTTTATATATATAATATGTATCATACTTGCTGTAACAGGAAATTATAATCAAAGCCAACAGGTAATTCATATCAATGCCATGTTGGTGTCTTTGTATACATTATTTGTCGGATTTATTATTGCCAGAAAGGGTTATAGACCAGCTATTTTTTTCTCCATTGCGTGGTTTACTTTTTTAATAGGCGTATGTCTGTTCATACTAAAAGATCTTGGAGTTCTTCCTTATAATAATTTTACCGTGTATGCAATGCCTGCGGGAAGCGCAATAGAAGTAGTGTTACTTTCATTAGCATTAGCAGACAGGATTAATATTCTGAAAAAAGAAAAAGAAGAATCTCAAGCGCAAGCCCTGCGCGCGTTAAAGGAAAATGAATTGATCATAACCAATCAGAATATTGTTTTAGAACGCAATGTTAAAAAACGAACCAAACAATTGCAGAAAACCAATAATGATTTATCAAGTGCCTTATTGGAGCTGAAGCAAGCGCAGTCTCAATTGGTGAACTCAGAAAAGATGGCATCCCTTGGGCAACTTACAGCCGGTATTGCGCATGAAATAAACAATCCAATCAATTTTGTGGTTTCAAATGTTAAACCACTAAAAAGAGATATTGAAGATATTTATGAGCTGGTAAATAAATATGAAACGATTGAGGTACAAAATATAGAATCTAAAATTTCTGAAATCAATACCTTCCGAAATGAAATAGATTACAATTACCTGAAAGAAGAGATCGGATATTTACTCAAAGGGATTGAAGATGGTGCCGGCCGTACAGCGGATATTGTAAAAGGGCTTCGGGTATTCTCCAGACTGGATGAAACAGATTTGAAACGCACCAATATAACAGAAGGTCTCAATTCTACATTAACCCTTTTAAATCCTGAAATTTCAGGTTCAATAGAATTAGTCAAAAACTTCGGAAACATTCCTGAAATAGAATGTTTCCCGGGAAAACTGAACCAGGTTTTCATGAACATTTTTAATAATGCTATTTATGCCATAAAGGCTAAAAAAGATTCTCAGGAAAAAGGCCAATTAACAATAAGCACCTCTGCAGATAATCTTAATGTATATATAAGCATTAAAGACAACGGTATCGGAATGACAGATGCCGTAAAAGCAAAAATCTTTGAACCATTTTTTACTACCAAAGCCGTTGGCAAAGGTACAGGCTTAGGTATGTCAATCACCTTCTCTATTATACGTGATCACAATGGTTCTATCGAATTGAATACAGAAGCTGGCGTAGGAACAGAGTTTATAATTGTTCTACCTATTACTTATAAAAATTAA
- the rlmH gene encoding 23S rRNA (pseudouridine(1915)-N(3))-methyltransferase RlmH gives MKLQLWTIGKTNDAYLKEGCAQYTKRLPHYLPFEYLEIPEPKNTKLSSDVLKKEEEKLIFDRLQDSDQLILLDEKGNEFTSTEFGQYIQKKMNSVAGNLIFLIGGPYGFSDAVYKRANGKIALSKMTFSHQMVRLFALEQLYRACTIIKGEKYHH, from the coding sequence ATGAAATTACAACTCTGGACCATTGGAAAAACCAACGATGCATATTTAAAAGAAGGCTGTGCGCAATACACCAAACGTTTGCCGCACTATTTACCTTTTGAATACCTTGAAATTCCGGAGCCCAAAAATACCAAACTGAGCAGCGATGTGTTAAAGAAGGAAGAAGAAAAACTGATCTTTGACCGTCTACAGGATTCGGATCAGCTTATTCTGCTGGATGAAAAAGGAAATGAGTTTACGTCTACGGAGTTTGGTCAGTATATACAGAAAAAAATGAACTCGGTTGCCGGAAATTTAATTTTTCTGATCGGCGGACCGTATGGGTTTTCAGATGCTGTTTATAAAAGAGCGAATGGTAAAATTGCCTTATCAAAAATGACCTTCTCTCACCAGATGGTGCGCCTGTTTGCATTAGAACAGTTATACAGAGCCTGTACGATAATAAAAGGTGAAAAATACCATCATTGA
- a CDS encoding GNAT family N-acetyltransferase has protein sequence MYSIRIRAFRAIEDIHLCEQFMNGHREVLQIFGITEITSANTEWFFNPNAYVIIAESVESGKIVGGARIHIVGGTQPLPIEDAIGKMDPHIYKLVEEHGKKGSGELCGLWNAREVAGMGISTMLTRAAIALAIQLNLSTLFVICAERTYQNIFKDQGFEIIPSLGDHGAFYYPKSDMVAVALIINDLRTLPNATNADRIKIMDMKNNPNQRKTEDGPKDEFDVNYNLLVKQS, from the coding sequence GTGTATAGCATTCGGATAAGAGCTTTTCGTGCGATAGAAGATATTCATTTATGTGAGCAATTTATGAATGGTCATAGAGAAGTGTTGCAAATATTTGGTATCACTGAAATTACTTCAGCCAATACGGAGTGGTTTTTTAATCCTAATGCATATGTTATTATTGCGGAATCTGTTGAATCGGGTAAAATAGTAGGCGGGGCAAGAATACACATTGTAGGGGGTACTCAGCCTTTGCCAATAGAAGATGCTATAGGAAAAATGGATCCTCATATTTACAAATTAGTGGAAGAACATGGAAAAAAAGGTTCAGGAGAATTATGCGGTTTATGGAATGCAAGAGAAGTTGCCGGTATGGGTATCAGTACCATGTTGACAAGGGCTGCCATTGCACTGGCGATTCAGTTAAACTTATCTACTTTATTCGTAATATGTGCAGAAAGAACGTATCAAAATATATTTAAAGATCAGGGGTTTGAAATTATTCCTTCTTTGGGTGATCACGGCGCTTTCTATTATCCTAAATCTGACATGGTGGCGGTGGCTCTTATCATTAATGATCTACGAACATTGCCCAATGCTACAAATGCCGATAGAATCAAAATTATGGATATGAAAAATAATCCAAATCAAAGAAAAACAGAAGATGGGCCTAAAGATGAATTTGATGTGAACTACAATCTTCTTGTAAAACAAAGTTAA